Proteins from a genomic interval of Crassostrea angulata isolate pt1a10 chromosome 7, ASM2561291v2, whole genome shotgun sequence:
- the LOC128156838 gene encoding uncharacterized protein LOC128156838: MLMSERVFDSLHTADVRLAWSLIGEEVLKKFTDEHVTAVPFFQTSKCPCGPGYIILSKFRSIKRCLRRLPHYRVFTECLWDYTPCTDDGLSPASMIPIVTVCDRPASTFRFVASGMRGNESKTIKITFHGKRVSELDLRQHKLLDRNVSTLLFDDAGFDGLKLHMVNRVYSIDRGRIEVWVDNDVDVINIVDHSPIGFKMYKLSVNETDEGERYIDFVRDVNSKRFKALWLNRDNYSQIIRNFIPNQSKYGGEAGDVN, translated from the exons ATGCTCATGTCAGAAAGGGTGTTTGACAGTCTCCACACTGCAGACGTGCGATTAGCATGGAGTTTGATTGGAGAGGAGGTTCTTAAGAAATTCACAG ATGAACATGTAACCGCGGTGCCCTTTTTCCAAACATCAAAATGTCCCTGTGGCCCCGGTTACATCATTTTATCCAAATTTCGGTCCATTAAGAGATGCTTGCGCAGGTTGCCCCATTACCGGGTGTTCACCGAGTGTCTGTGGGACTACACCCCCTGTACGGACGACGGCTTGTCTCCGGCCTCCATGATCCCTATCGTCACCGTCTGTGATCGACCCGCCTCCACTTTCAGATTCGTGGCATCCGGCATGCGGGGGAACGAATCAAAAACCATTAAAATCACCTTCCATGGAAAGAGAGTGTCTGAGCTGGATCTACGACAACACAAACTTCTGGATCGAAATGTTTCAACACTTTTATTTG ATGATGCTGGTTTCGATGGCTTAAAGCTACATATGGTGAACAGGGTGTATTCCATTGACAGAGGTCGGATCGAGGTCTGGGTAGACAACGATGTTGACGTCATCAATATCGTGGACCACAGTCCCATAGGTTTCAAG ATGTACAAACTTTCGGTAAACGAAACAGACGAAGGAGAGCGCTACATTGACTTCGTCCGTGATGTAAATTCTAAGAGGTTTAAAGCTTTGTGGCTTAACAGAGATAACTACTCTCAAATTATACGGAATTTTATTCCTAACCAGAGTAAATATG